The Salvelinus namaycush isolate Seneca unplaced genomic scaffold, SaNama_1.0 Scaffold1096, whole genome shotgun sequence genome includes the window GTGTACTGTGGATACAGCTGCCCTCACGTTCCTGATGATGTGAGAGGAGTGACACGTGTTCCCTTGTCTCATCTCCCAAAGGTGACATGGCACAAACCCACACTGACCCAGTCCACTGCTGGAAAGGGCAAATGCATGGTGGGGTCAGTtccacatgaaaaaatacacacaaaaaaccTACAAACACATCTGTAAGGTCTTTGAAAAGGTTACATGTGATTAACAATTTCAGCTTCTTGCTGTTGACTCATCCTACTACAGGGTCAGGGGTCACTTTGTGGTGTCACAGATGGGTGGATTTGGAGGGGGGGGCAGAAAAAAAAGAGGTGGTCTCAAAAACGAATCCAGATGCTTTTTTTTCAGTGCCTAAAGACATAAAAGCAGAGGTATTCTCATATGTAGTGGCAACTTAAAAATATCAGGATCTATTACTGTTGCACTAAAACAAATCCTGCCCACTCAAAATCATTAAGGTGAATAATCTCAGACACCAAGAACTAAAATCTTGCACAATTGTGTCAGATATGTTACATGCAAATCCTGCCcactgtccacgagagattattAGGTGCATGACATCTACATTAAATCCCTCTTACATTTTTAGAAGTCAACATGGGTTTGCCAACTATGCACATTGTGTGGTAAACATGATCAACTGGAAACATAAAACAAATTGAGCAggataaaaaatatgaatatttaTTTCGACTAACCAAGGAGCACTTGATGTTACATATTTTTTTACAGGTTTTGTTGCCCCCTTGTGGTAAAGAAAATGTATTACATGATTAGAAAAGTTGGCAGCAAAAAATAGTATTGGAACTTAAACAACTCTGAAACTACACAACAAACCATTCTCTCTAAGAAATTATCCATCATATACAGTTTTATCATTGGTGTAAAGtaattaagtaaaaatacattgaagtactacttaagtagttttttggggtatttgtactttaccatttatattttttacaacttttacttcactacattcctaaagaaaatatgtacttcTTACTCctattttccctgacaaccaaaagcactcgttacatttcgaatgcttagcatgataggaaaattgtcaaatttacGTACTTATCAAGAAAACGCGCAGTTatcactactgcctctgatctggcagacttcactaaacacaaatgctttgtttgtaaattatgtctgtgttggagtgtgcccctgactatcagtaaataaaacaaattgtgctttctggtttgcttaatataagaaatgtaaaattatgtatagcatttacttttacttttgatacttaagtatattttagcaattacatttacttttgattatactatttaaaaacattttttttacttttactctagtggcttttacttgagtaattttctattaaggtatctttacttttactcatgtatgacaattgggtactttttccaccactgagttataataataaaaaagcatAATCAAACAAATGGCACTTAAATCAGCAATACGGCAGTGTAGGCTTTTGTCCAATGATATCCATTTATATATGAAGGTTTCAGTCCATTTGTGCCTTTGAAGGTTTCAAACATTTGTTGAGGAAAGGGACTTCAGGAGCCCTGTAATTGGTCTGGCCTTCGGAACTTGCTTTGAAGGAACACCCTGGGCACACAAAGCCCCTCCTTCTTATTGACAGTTTCTCGTAGCACGTACTCATTGGTTACACTCTCGAACCCCGCCCCTCTGAACAGGTCTGCTAGGAGCTCTGAAACACAGACGTTCagatttggtattttattaggctccccattagctgttgcagcagctactcttcctggggtccacacaaaacatgacatcatacagaacattaatagtcaagaacagctcaaggacagaactacattaaaaaaaggcacacgtagccttaTTATtgatgcatacacacaaactacgTCAAATAGTGGAGAGgcattgtgccgtgaggtgttgcttcatctgttttttgaaaccaggtttgctgtttatttgagcaatatgagatggaaggaagttccatgcaataatggctctatataatactgtacgttttcttgaatttgttctggttTTGAGGACTGTGAAAAGATCCGTGGTGGCatatctggtgggataagtgtgtgtgtgagagctgtgtgtaagttgactatgcaaacaatttggaattttcaacacattaatgtttcttataaaaagaagaagcgatgcagtcagtctctcctcaactcttagccaagagagactggcatgcatagtatttatatcagccctctgattacaattaagagcaagacgtgccgctctgttctggaccagctgcagcttaactaggtctttcttagCAGCACTTGACCACACTACTGGAccataatcaagattagacaataATCATGATTCAAAATGTATAAACAGAGAAAGAGTCCCACAGAAGAGACCAGACCAACTGCTTACTGCTTGTGGGTAATTCGAAAAGACAAAAAAAAGACAATAAAGAAAGACAAAAAAGCTAAAATAACTACGAGGGAAAATGTTGGAGAGGAAAGAGGAATGGACTGACCTTTGGAGAAGAAATAAGACCTGGTACCATCCTGTCTGACGTAGAAGTTCTCTCCCAGTTTGTTTCCGGCCTTAAACCTCATCATGGCGTGGTCATACAGACCATAGTCCCTGAACAGAATGATGCCCCCTGGCTTCAGAACCTGACACAGAGAATGTCAATTCAGTCACAAGTTATTTTGAGGGTGTTAAGTGTTTACTGCAGTTTCATCCTTTTCCTCAGCCCCGTCTCACCCTGTAAATGTTGTCCAGAGCCTGCTGCATCTTGTCTGGGTGGATGGCTGAGAGAACGAATATGAGCGTGGCCACATCCACACATCCCACTGGGATGTTTCCCCTCAGGTCATCCTTAGTCAGGTCACACTGGAACGCACTGCAGCGCTCAGCGCAGTACAGGGAGTGTTGCTGAGGACAAAGAGAAAATGACACTGGATATCAGGGTTGTTTTGTTAAAAGTCCCACTGGCTCTGGGTCATCCGTGATACATCTTCTTACCTTCACAAACTCCACAGCTCGTGGTGAGAAGTCACAGGCATAGACAAAGATGTTAAGGTCTTCCTCCAGTAGTGGAAAGATGCAGTTCCCAACCCCACAGCCAGCTTCAAGCAGGACCAGCTTCTGGGCTtcaaactgagagagagagagaaacgtacCGTATTGAGAAAtgtattgagatgcacccctagTTGGAAACCTAACAACTTCCTACGTCATCTTCTTACCTCAAGGCACACTTTCAGTTCTTCAAACTCTCTGGTGGTCCAATGCCTATCCTTGAAAAAGTTTGTTGTGTTCCTTTTGTAAAACAAGTCCCAGTTTTTCTGTGCCTCCTTTTCCAACTTCATCTGCTTGAAGTCAGACACCAAAGTCTGGTCACCTGTCagtttctccatctctttctcattCAAAGTCCTGCCAGTAGATGTTTTGCTTTGGACAGGTGGGGTAAGACATCGCAATCCGTCTTTGGGTTCCTCTCCAGGGAGTACAACATTGGCTGTGTCGTCTTGCTTTGATAGAGCCATAACTTGCACTACTGTAATTAACGGCAGTAGCTAATAGCAGAACTTCCTTGACATCCTCAAATCTATTATTTCATCAATCCATATGAAATTATCCTGCTAATGTTAATGGATGGCACTAACACATTATAGTGATAGATAGACTGTTATTGAAAATGCACGAAATATTTTCACATACATTTTTTATGAACGCAAATGTTCCAGAAATGTTCTAAGACTTCGCGTGTGGCATGTAGTCTTCTTCGTCCGTGTGGGAACAGTGTTTGATTACGATGATTCCGGCATGTTCATCTCAGTCAGTAAAAACGTTGTACTTATTCGTGTGAGTGAAAATCGTATTATTATactaatatataataatacatcGTTACTAATTCTAACGTGCTGAATATGCTGATTTTTCGGTGTTTATTTTGGGGTCAACCCAATTAGGGTGCTCAGATCCTATCGGTGACATTTCAGCACTGGAACAAACAGGAAAAGGAGTGGTCATGTGACGTAGGGATTGCTTTTCAAAATAGCTTAGCTAGCTGCATAGCTAGCTGAAGTATCTTATATACTACGTTATTATCATTCAATTTTATAACGCAGCAtaatttaaataaatgtgaatATTAAACTTCTAACATAGTCATGAATGGGAGTACAAATCCGCTCTTGGACAAAGAAGAACATGTTTTGAAGCTCGGAGAGAGCTTTGAGAAGAGGCCAAAATCATCATTTCACACCATCAGATGTTAGTAGTCTATTTTTATTGATTAAATATAAATTTGTAAATATGTTACGTTTATTTTACTATACCCAACTTTAGTCACTCCTTTTGACAAGTTGGTAAGTtagataacgttagctaactatcttcgtcagctagctaacgttatctaacaatgtagctagttattgttagttagctagcacaaAAAACTAACGGTAACGTTAATCCGGTACGATAGTACATtaccagaaaaaatattgtaatcagattacaaatACTTTTGAAAACGTAGGTAGCGTACATTAGCTAGGtcattacttttaaattcagaaaggatgtttgcaaaaaaatacattaatacctttctgttttctcaatgacattcaattcagtaCTGAAAAAAGGCGCAAATTAAAAACCTCTTAATGGATTGGGCCCTTTTTCTTTTGACATACcgaaatctaactgcctgtagctcaggccctgaagcaaggatatgcatattctttgtaccatttgaaaggaaacactttgaagtttgtggaaatgtgaatgtaAAGGAATGTAggacaatataacacattagatctggtaaaagataatataaAGAAAACCCCCcaggttttttttgtttttttgtaccatcatctttgaaatgcaagagaaaggccataatgtattattccagcccaggtgcaatttatatATTGGCCacgagatggcagcagtgtatgtgcaacgttttagactgatccaatgaaccattgcatttctgtttaaAAATGTTCAAgattgcccaaatgtgcctaatttgtttattagtaacttttcatgttcaaaattgtgcactctcctcaaacaatagtatggtattatttcactgtaatagctactgtaaattggacagtgcggTTAGATTAACAATCATtttagctttctgccaatatcagatatgtctatgtcctggaaaatgtttttgttacttacaacctcatgctaatcacattagcctacgttagctcaaccgtcccgcaggggacccaccaatcctgaagaagttttaaggttGTTCCAgatcactatgatgacacaccaaatgcgtttGATGGGTCCTTTTTtacttcttctaatgcctcttaaggggaaagtaatcagattacgttactgagtttgcgTAATCCAAAAGTTaggttactgattacaattttggacaggtaagtAGTATTTCTGACATAATTGCCTTTCTCACTCTTTCACACTTGTAGATGATTTCAAAccagcttcaattgacacaagctGTGAGGGAGAGTTGCAAGTCGGTAAAGGAGAGGAAGTCACCATCACATTACCTCACATTCCAGTAAGAGTGGGTGTTTTTTAGTCATTGTTACTCAACTGTGGTCTTTTGCCTGTGCTGTACAATGACAAAAGTTATTTCTGATAACTCCACTTCAGAAAGATGAAAGCAAACTGTGTACTTGGTCATGATACTTGTTATTGTGTTGTTCGTAGGGCTCTACACCACCCATGACAGTATTCAAAGGGAATAAGCGGCCATATCAGAAAGACTGTGTTCTTATCATCAATCATGACACTGGGGAGTACATGCTGGAGAAGTTGAGCAGCAGTATCCAGGTCAAGAAAACCAGGTGAGGGGTTAACCAAAACACTGTCTC containing:
- the LOC120035695 gene encoding tRNA N(3)-methylcytidine methyltransferase METTL6-like, which translates into the protein MALSKQDDTANVVLPGEEPKDGLRCLTPPVQSKTSTGRTLNEKEMEKLTGDQTLVSDFKQMKLEKEAQKNWDLFYKRNTTNFFKDRHWTTREFEELKVCLEFEAQKLVLLEAGCGVGNCIFPLLEEDLNIFVYACDFSPRAVEFVKQHSLYCAERCSAFQCDLTKDDLRGNIPVGCVDVATLIFVLSAIHPDKMQQALDNIYRVLKPGGIILFRDYGLYDHAMMRFKAGNKLGENFYVRQDGTRSYFFSKELLADLFRGAGFESVTNEYVLRETVNKKEGLCVPRVFLQSKFRRPDQLQGS